In a single window of the Nocardioides sp. L-11A genome:
- a CDS encoding MFS transporter: MSGANRLLLTFCAVAVAFAAVDTYVVVLALPDMMAGAGIPVEELQRAAPIVSGFLLGYVAMLPLIGRIADLRGQVPVLAMSLVVFAAGSLVTAVSYDLPSMVAGRFLQGVGGGGLVPATMSLVAALYPVDRRGLPLGIVSAVQEFGSVLGPLFGAFVLSFTSWRGIFAINLAVGALLVAAVGLVSSSSGHRSDEGAQPASRGARRRVPDLVGLLLLAVTLGAGLLTFVRPGSLQRDLSWGRLFIPYVDGGSRWVTPVGVTTIAAFVVLVGWCWLRPRALVDLRGWLDHLRAADLLGAGLLAVVLGGIVLAFATADPEVAVFSPQGPWFLTGSAVAVVLLVLHLRRAPAPIVPRGTLRPMPAWGALAVSFLVGWALIAALVDIPLFARTTTEQDSQLGAALVLLRFLAALPVGAVVGGWLLRRVDAGVLTAVGMAAAGGAFLAMGQWDADSLHGFAANIPLVLGGLGFGLALAPVNAAILAVTDDDTHGLASALVVVARMVGMLVGISALTTIGLRRLYAAQESDPGLGITELGIVQEQAVFRGAAVAALAAAVLAVIVLSRVRTQNVDTAEALRAGG, encoded by the coding sequence ATGAGCGGGGCGAACCGGCTGCTGCTGACCTTCTGCGCCGTCGCCGTCGCGTTCGCGGCCGTCGACACCTACGTCGTCGTCCTGGCACTGCCGGACATGATGGCCGGTGCCGGGATCCCGGTCGAGGAGCTGCAGCGCGCGGCGCCGATCGTGTCCGGCTTCCTGCTCGGCTACGTCGCGATGCTGCCGCTGATCGGCCGGATCGCCGACCTGCGCGGACAGGTGCCGGTGCTGGCGATGTCGCTGGTCGTGTTCGCCGCGGGCTCACTGGTCACCGCGGTCTCCTACGACCTGCCCAGCATGGTCGCGGGCCGCTTCCTGCAGGGCGTGGGCGGCGGCGGGCTGGTCCCCGCCACGATGTCGCTGGTGGCGGCGCTCTACCCCGTCGACCGGCGCGGCCTGCCGCTCGGCATCGTCTCCGCGGTCCAGGAGTTCGGCAGCGTGCTGGGCCCGCTGTTCGGCGCCTTCGTCCTCTCCTTCACCTCCTGGCGCGGTATCTTCGCGATCAACCTCGCCGTCGGCGCGCTGCTCGTCGCCGCGGTCGGACTCGTGAGCTCGTCGAGTGGACACCGGAGCGACGAAGGAGCGCAGCCGGCGTCTCGAGGCGCTCGCCGCCGCGTTCCCGACCTGGTCGGCCTGCTCCTGCTCGCCGTCACCCTCGGCGCCGGCCTCCTCACCTTCGTCCGGCCCGGCTCCCTGCAGCGCGACCTGAGCTGGGGCCGCCTGTTCATCCCGTACGTCGACGGCGGCAGCCGCTGGGTGACGCCGGTCGGGGTCACGACGATCGCCGCGTTCGTCGTACTCGTCGGGTGGTGCTGGCTGCGGCCGCGTGCCCTCGTCGACCTCCGCGGCTGGCTCGACCACCTGCGTGCGGCCGACCTGCTCGGGGCCGGTCTGCTGGCCGTCGTCCTCGGCGGCATCGTGCTCGCCTTCGCGACGGCCGACCCCGAGGTCGCCGTCTTCTCCCCGCAGGGGCCGTGGTTCCTCACCGGGTCGGCCGTGGCCGTCGTCCTCCTCGTCCTGCACCTGCGCCGGGCCCCGGCGCCGATCGTGCCGCGGGGCACGCTGCGCCCGATGCCGGCGTGGGGCGCCCTCGCGGTCAGCTTCCTGGTCGGCTGGGCGCTGATCGCCGCCCTGGTCGACATCCCGCTCTTCGCGCGCACCACCACCGAGCAGGACTCCCAGCTGGGCGCCGCGCTGGTCCTGCTGCGGTTCCTGGCCGCACTGCCCGTGGGCGCGGTCGTCGGGGGCTGGCTGCTGCGCCGGGTCGACGCCGGCGTCCTGACCGCGGTCGGCATGGCCGCCGCGGGCGGCGCCTTCCTCGCGATGGGCCAGTGGGACGCCGACAGCCTCCACGGGTTCGCCGCCAACATCCCCCTGGTCCTCGGGGGCCTCGGCTTCGGGCTGGCTCTGGCCCCGGTCAACGCCGCCATCCTGGCCGTGACCGACGACGACACCCACGGCCTGGCCAGTGCGCTGGTCGTCGTCGCGCGCATGGTGGGGATGCTGGTCGGGATCTCCGCCCTGACCACGATCGGGCTGCGCCGGCTCTACGCCGCGCAGGAGTCCGACCCCGGCCTCGGCATCACCGAGCTCGGCATCGTCCAGGAGCAGGCGGTCTTCCGGGGCGCCGCCGTCGCGGCCCTCGCCGCGGCCGTGCTCGCCGTGATCGTGCTCTCCCGCGTGCGCACCCAGAACGTGGACACCGCGGAGGCGCTGCGCGCGGGGGGATAA